From Natronospira bacteriovora, one genomic window encodes:
- a CDS encoding tetratricopeptide repeat protein, giving the protein MSIDNRGFEVCVGSSGMVARRVIMWRCRRDLGHAVLYLDNPPESLSRLSAALCLFGRLQRVAQLAKRLARELESIEERFEGHARDARKRAVMLARMIEVAAAPESPSALVALGLALERCGYRGRAERVFSAAVASDTAGGEERLTARRRLASLAWRRGGSDEAIRLLSSCGRPRDRRVRSSIISQLSVRHGFLLLNAGSRESGLRLIEGGVIGDGLDVNAASRVATLYALLSQDDGAQATLSALKGAGENRQRSGNEEPAGVHPVVLAGFGWSGSGAVFDFLRGFDGVADPLKGAEIGLWSGQGGLLDLYETAIRGESLEIPLRRFVAHYCFGHPHPGRALKGKNAGGLYRFLAEGQREQLIGVLERFLTDLLTSGSDTEKLIVCFQRFSGDVLTLLCGGSSYCLMGNCIPAERIEAVQLLPAASVVVCWRDPRDAYVSKKMVFPESPLTPSGWRDQLDSRIQPYLAGKKKVESAVSFWRDIWFEEFVTDPVLRNEIASGVGLQSHRDRSTFDPSLSARNIGIHVNAGLPDRQGWDELLGIIRQRKQQASE; this is encoded by the coding sequence ATGTCAATAGACAATAGAGGGTTCGAGGTTTGCGTCGGTTCATCCGGAATGGTTGCGCGTCGCGTGATCATGTGGCGATGTCGACGTGACCTTGGACATGCGGTTTTGTATCTGGATAACCCTCCTGAATCCCTGTCTCGCCTGTCTGCCGCGCTCTGCCTGTTCGGGCGGCTTCAGCGAGTGGCCCAGTTGGCAAAGCGCCTGGCTCGTGAACTCGAGTCCATCGAGGAACGTTTTGAGGGTCATGCGAGGGATGCGCGGAAGCGCGCCGTCATGCTCGCGCGCATGATTGAAGTAGCGGCGGCGCCCGAGTCACCGTCAGCACTGGTTGCGCTGGGCCTTGCCCTGGAGCGTTGCGGTTACCGCGGGCGGGCTGAGAGGGTTTTCTCGGCCGCGGTAGCCAGTGACACAGCTGGCGGGGAGGAGCGACTGACTGCGCGGCGTCGATTGGCGTCACTTGCCTGGCGACGTGGCGGCAGCGATGAAGCAATTCGCCTTCTATCCAGTTGTGGTCGACCACGTGATCGCCGTGTCCGTAGTAGCATCATCTCGCAGCTCTCCGTGCGTCACGGCTTTCTTTTGCTTAATGCAGGGTCTCGTGAGAGCGGGCTTCGTCTGATTGAAGGAGGTGTGATCGGTGATGGGCTTGACGTGAATGCCGCCTCGCGGGTCGCGACACTTTATGCCCTTCTGAGCCAAGACGATGGTGCACAGGCGACCTTGTCAGCCTTGAAAGGCGCTGGGGAAAACCGTCAGAGAAGTGGCAACGAGGAACCGGCAGGGGTGCATCCAGTGGTTCTGGCCGGGTTTGGCTGGAGTGGCTCCGGTGCCGTCTTCGACTTTCTCCGTGGATTCGATGGGGTTGCTGATCCTCTGAAGGGTGCAGAGATAGGTCTGTGGTCTGGGCAAGGTGGCCTGCTGGATCTGTACGAAACGGCGATCCGTGGTGAGTCATTGGAGATTCCCTTGAGGCGTTTTGTCGCCCATTACTGCTTTGGTCATCCGCACCCGGGGCGCGCATTGAAAGGAAAGAATGCCGGTGGCCTTTACCGGTTTCTTGCTGAGGGACAGCGCGAGCAGCTGATTGGGGTTCTTGAGCGCTTTTTGACCGATTTGCTCACGAGTGGTAGCGACACGGAAAAACTGATTGTCTGTTTCCAGCGGTTTTCTGGTGATGTGCTTACCCTTTTGTGTGGTGGAAGTAGCTACTGTCTGATGGGGAATTGCATTCCCGCTGAGCGCATCGAAGCCGTTCAGCTTTTGCCGGCAGCCTCGGTGGTCGTTTGCTGGCGCGACCCGCGGGATGCCTATGTGTCAAAAAAGATGGTATTTCCGGAAAGTCCACTGACCCCATCCGGCTGGAGGGATCAACTCGATAGCCGAATTCAGCCTTATCTGGCTGGCAAGAAGAAGGTCGAATCGGCTGTCTCATTTTGGCGGGATATCTGGTTTGAGGAATTTGTTACGGATCCGGTATTGAGAAATGAGATCGCGTCAGGTGTTGGTTTGCAGTCACACAGGGATCGCAGTACTTTCGACCCTTCCCTGTCGGCTCGCAATATCGGGATTCATGTCAATGCCGGTCTCCCTGATCGTCAGGGGTGGGATGAGTTGTTGGGCATTATCCGTCAGCGCAAGCAGCAGGCCAGTGAATGA
- a CDS encoding LicD family protein — protein MSIGWKEEVLVGQKEREVLSPFLQLADALSHVDAPCWLDSGSLLGLVREGGEIEWDSDIDLGLWASDRPNMEAAFDALHDMGFRVHTRRYRGEAYGYTLKKRGSGLKPIHIHVYFRDGRIAWSPQTVVYHAPPSRQDDEVWGTAGPVRWILSTVQAKKQGVANSVIGRALRKLWWRPLWGAFVLVRNRLQRHVWSALWPFNTMYRTFTWIVPAAYFLELDEFDLGPASIKIPSDVEAYLQQRYGDWRVPVRDWCYWQDDGCIDARVPEEALARRGLSFQRSIEQAGDADPEAGQVGRTN, from the coding sequence ATGTCGATAGGATGGAAAGAAGAAGTGTTGGTGGGGCAGAAGGAGAGGGAGGTGCTTTCACCCTTCCTGCAATTGGCGGATGCTCTTTCGCATGTTGATGCGCCTTGCTGGCTGGATTCCGGATCTTTGCTGGGTCTGGTTCGGGAAGGCGGCGAAATTGAGTGGGACAGTGACATCGATCTAGGTCTGTGGGCGTCTGATCGGCCGAACATGGAGGCCGCATTTGACGCGCTCCATGATATGGGTTTTCGGGTTCACACCCGTCGTTACCGGGGTGAAGCTTACGGATATACCCTCAAAAAGCGTGGTTCCGGCCTGAAGCCGATCCATATTCATGTCTATTTTCGGGATGGTCGTATCGCCTGGTCGCCGCAGACGGTGGTTTATCATGCGCCGCCTTCTCGGCAGGATGATGAGGTCTGGGGCACTGCAGGGCCTGTACGCTGGATTCTGTCGACTGTTCAGGCCAAGAAGCAAGGTGTAGCGAATTCAGTAATCGGCCGTGCCTTGCGCAAGTTATGGTGGCGGCCGCTCTGGGGTGCTTTTGTGCTCGTTCGCAATCGTCTGCAGCGGCACGTCTGGTCAGCGTTGTGGCCCTTCAACACCATGTACCGAACGTTTACCTGGATCGTGCCGGCGGCCTATTTTCTGGAGCTTGATGAATTTGATCTGGGGCCGGCAAGTATCAAGATTCCGAGTGATGTGGAAGCCTATCTTCAACAGCGCTACGGCGATTGGCGCGTGCCGGTGAGAGACTGGTGTTATTGGCAGGATGATGGCTGTATAGATGCACGGGTGCCGGAAGAGGCGCTGGCTCGCCGTGGGCTATCATTTCAACGCAGCATCGAACAGGCTGGAGACGCCGACCCAGAGGCTGGCCAGGTGGGACGAACGAATTGA
- a CDS encoding glycosyltransferase family 2 protein — MKTSPLISVVMPVRNAAPYLEQSVSSVLEQSLSDLEMLVVDDGSSDGSRAILSELAAGDERIRCLDSGGVAQAAVARNTGLAAMRGRYVAFIDADDFWLPGKLERQLELMERQGAWFSFTAYEKVDEHGRRAGRQVRVPDSVDHERLLGGCVIGCSTVVIDTQQTGTFQMPVYRRGQDYACWLRLLRNHGEARGLDEVLACYREHRGSLSFNKLAKAAANWRIFRDQEELGILRAMHCMARYAAHGVRKRLI; from the coding sequence ATGAAAACCAGTCCCCTGATTTCTGTCGTCATGCCCGTGCGCAATGCTGCGCCGTACCTGGAGCAGTCGGTTTCCTCCGTGTTGGAACAATCGCTGTCTGACCTGGAAATGCTGGTGGTAGACGACGGTTCAAGTGACGGATCCCGGGCGATCCTGTCGGAGCTGGCAGCCGGGGACGAGCGAATCCGTTGCCTGGACAGCGGCGGCGTGGCCCAGGCCGCCGTGGCTCGAAACACCGGCCTGGCCGCGATGCGGGGTCGTTACGTCGCCTTCATTGACGCGGACGATTTCTGGTTGCCCGGGAAGCTGGAGCGCCAGCTCGAGCTCATGGAGCGGCAAGGGGCGTGGTTCAGTTTCACCGCCTACGAAAAAGTGGATGAGCATGGTCGCCGGGCGGGCCGCCAGGTGCGGGTGCCGGATAGCGTGGATCATGAGCGCTTGCTTGGCGGCTGTGTCATCGGCTGTTCCACGGTGGTGATCGACACCCAACAGACGGGCACGTTCCAGATGCCGGTGTACCGGCGTGGACAGGACTATGCCTGCTGGCTGCGCCTGCTGAGGAATCATGGTGAGGCGCGCGGCCTCGACGAAGTGCTCGCCTGCTACCGGGAGCATCGAGGCTCGCTTTCCTTCAACAAGCTGGCGAAGGCGGCGGCCAATTGGCGCATATTTCGTGACCAGGAGGAGCTGGGTATCCTCCGGGCCATGCACTGCATGGCCCGTTACGCGGCGCATGGCGTCAGAAAGCGTCTGATCTAG
- the aepX gene encoding phosphoenolpyruvate mutase — protein sequence MSEKKSVYVGMSADLVHPGHLNIIRRATELGDVTVGLLTDAAIASYKRLPYMAFEQRKEVVEAIKGVTRVVPQETLDYVPNLRKYKPDYVVHGDDWKEGVQAKVRQSVIDALAEWGGELVEVPYTRGISSTQLNNALKEIGTTPDIRRNKMRRLLDAKPLVRLMEAHNGLTGLIVENIGIDTDRGRKEFDGMWASSLTESTAKGKPDIEAVDVTSRTNTLHDVLEVTTKPIVYDADTGGKLEHFQFTVRTLERLGVSVAIIEDKVGLKKNSLFGTEVPQTQDSIENFCGKIKAGKAAQITDDFMIVARIESLILDQGLDDAITRAEAYIGAGADGVLIHSRQKTPDEIFEFCERFAKLPKQVPLFVVPSSYNQVTEDELIERGVDVVIYANHLLRAAYPAMVETAQSILTHGRSKEVDSKLLSIKEILELIPGTK from the coding sequence ATGTCGGAAAAGAAATCAGTGTATGTGGGGATGAGTGCGGATCTGGTGCATCCGGGCCACTTGAATATCATTCGGCGGGCCACCGAGCTCGGCGACGTGACGGTGGGTCTGCTCACGGACGCGGCCATTGCCAGTTACAAGCGCTTGCCTTACATGGCTTTCGAACAGCGCAAGGAAGTGGTGGAGGCGATCAAGGGTGTCACGCGGGTGGTGCCACAGGAGACCCTTGATTATGTCCCCAACCTGCGCAAGTACAAGCCGGACTACGTGGTCCACGGTGATGACTGGAAAGAAGGTGTACAGGCCAAGGTGCGCCAATCGGTCATTGATGCGCTGGCCGAGTGGGGCGGTGAGCTGGTCGAGGTGCCTTATACCAGGGGCATTTCCTCCACTCAGTTGAATAATGCCCTGAAGGAAATCGGTACCACACCGGATATTCGGCGGAACAAGATGCGACGCCTGCTGGACGCCAAGCCGTTGGTGCGCTTGATGGAGGCCCATAACGGCCTGACCGGTCTTATCGTGGAAAACATCGGTATCGACACCGATCGTGGCCGTAAGGAATTCGACGGCATGTGGGCTTCCAGCCTCACCGAGTCCACCGCCAAGGGCAAGCCGGATATCGAAGCGGTGGATGTCACTTCCCGCACCAATACATTGCACGATGTACTGGAAGTGACTACCAAGCCCATCGTGTATGACGCGGACACCGGCGGCAAACTGGAACATTTCCAGTTTACTGTCCGAACCCTGGAACGCCTGGGCGTGTCAGTGGCGATCATCGAGGACAAGGTGGGTCTGAAAAAGAACTCCCTGTTCGGCACCGAGGTGCCCCAGACCCAGGACTCCATCGAGAATTTCTGTGGCAAGATCAAGGCTGGCAAGGCTGCCCAGATTACCGACGACTTCATGATTGTCGCCCGGATCGAGAGCCTGATTCTGGACCAAGGCCTGGATGATGCCATCACACGCGCCGAAGCGTATATCGGTGCCGGCGCGGATGGCGTTCTGATTCACAGTCGCCAGAAGACCCCGGACGAGATCTTCGAGTTCTGCGAGCGTTTCGCGAAATTGCCCAAGCAGGTTCCCCTTTTCGTGGTTCCCTCCAGCTATAACCAGGTGACCGAGGATGAGCTGATCGAGCGCGGTGTGGATGTGGTCATTTATGCCAATCACCTGTTGCGTGCAGCGTACCCGGCGATGGTGGAGACGGCGCAGTCGATCCTGACGCATGGGCGTTCAAAGGAAGTGGATTCGAAGCTCCTTTCCATCAAGGAAATTCTGGAACTCATTCCGGGGACCAAGTAA